In one Chelmon rostratus isolate fCheRos1 chromosome 7, fCheRos1.pri, whole genome shotgun sequence genomic region, the following are encoded:
- the sagb gene encoding S-arrestin b — protein sequence MSPKHVVFKKVSRDKSVAVYMAKRDFVDHCDFVDPVDGVIAIDPVQLKGRKVYVMLSCTFRYGRQDMDVMGVAFRRDLFLVTRQVYPELQDKEKLTHTKVQQKLLRKLGDNAFPFFFEFPDNLPCSVALQPGPSDVGKKCAVEFEVKAFCGENQDEKIEKQSSVRLTIRKIQFSPENSKVAPVAETTFEFLMSDKPLHVKLSLPKETFYHGEPVTVNVEITNSSSRNIKDISVSVEQVTNVVLYSNDKYVKSVAKEETSDSVPSGTSLKKDYTLYPLLAHNKDRRGLALDGRLKHEDTNLASSSIVKQEVLKEVQGMLIFYKVVVKMMASGTVGSSEVSLELPFRLMHPKPEPAKEGESDDMVFEEFKRAYLKGVVYGDDDESPTEA from the exons ATGAGTCCGAAACACGTCGTCTTTAAGAAGGTTTCCCGTGACAAGTCG GTGGCGGTCTACATGGCCAAGAGGGACTTTGTGGATCACTGTGACTTTGTAGATCCAGTCG ATGGCGTTATTGCGATCGACCCTGTGCAGCTCAAAGGAAGGAAAG TGTACGTGATGCTGTCCTGCACATTTCGATACGGCCGTCAGGACATGGACGTGATGGGTGTGGCCTTTAGGAGGGACCTGTTCCTGGTGACCCGGCAGGTTTACCCtgagctgcaggacaaagaGAAGCTGACTCACACCAAGGTCCAGCAGAAACTGCTCCGAAAGCTGGGAGACAATGCTTTCCCCTTTTTCTTCGAG tttccAGACAACCTGCCCTGCTCTGTTGCTCTTCAGCCTGGACCATCTGATGTGGGAAAG AAATGTGCGGTGGAGTTTGAGGTGAAAGCGTTCTGTGGTGAGAACCAGGATGAGAAGATTGAGAAACA gagttCGGTTCGTCTCACTATCCGTAAGATCCAGTTCAGTCCAGAGAACAGTAAAGTGGCTCCAGTAGCAGAAACCACCTTTGAGTTTCTGATGTCTGATAAACCGCTGCACGTCAAACTGAGCCTGCCCAAAGAG acgTTCTACCACGGTGAACCTGTCACAGTGAATGTAGAGATCACTAACTCGTCCAGCAGGAACATCAAAGACATCAGTGTGTCAG tggaaCAGGTGACCAACGTTGTTCTTTATTCCAACGACAAGTACGTCAAATCAGTGGCCAAAGAAGAGACAAG tgaCTCGGTTCCCTCTGGTACCTCCCTAAAGAAGGACTACACTCTGTATCCTCTGCTGGCTCACAACAAAGACAGGAGGGGACTCGCTCTGGATGGACGGCTCAAACATGAAGACACCAACCTGGCTTCATCTAGCAT aGTGAAGCAGGAGGTGCTGAAGGAGGTTCAGGGGATGCTGATCTTCTATAAGGTTGTGGTGAAGATGATGGCTTCTGG GACGGTCGGATCCAG cgAAGTGTCTCTGGAGCTTCCTTTCAGGCTGATGCATCCTAAACCTGAACCAG CCAAGGAGGG